The Candidatus Scalindua japonica genome includes a region encoding these proteins:
- a CDS encoding FmdB family zinc ribbon protein, producing the protein MPLYEYKCKKCEKISEILQRNNEKVVCPECGSKSLEKQFSVFASSSAPESSAAGGGIPPSSPGSCGTGCCGMSGH; encoded by the coding sequence ATGCCTTTATACGAATATAAATGCAAAAAATGTGAAAAAATTTCTGAGATACTTCAGAGGAATAATGAAAAAGTTGTTTGCCCTGAATGTGGTAGTAAATCATTAGAAAAACAGTTCTCGGTATTCGCAAGCAGTTCGGCACCCGAATCATCAGCAGCCGGAGGCGGTATTCCCCCATCATCACCTGGTTCGTGCGGTACAGGTTGTTGCGGAATGAGCGGGCATTGA
- a CDS encoding ABC-F family ATP-binding cassette domain-containing protein — protein sequence MISVQSVSKQYLEQVIFDNISFNLNTRERTALVGRNGHGKTTLFRMLTGEEQCDEGIIAIPKNYRIGYLSQHINFTKPTVLEEGCSSLPDDRKDDDWRVKSVLSGLGFSENDFDRDPAEFSGGYQIRLNLAKVLVSAPNLLLLDEPTNFLDIVSIRWLTGFLNNWQNEIVIISHDRGFTDSVATHTLGIHRHKVVKIKGGTQEYYDRISKAEEIHEKRRLNEDKKRKQAENFINSFRAKAGHASLVQSRVKSLEKQEVLKKLEKISTLSFSFNSAPFPAKSIMETQDLTFSYDDNNSPLIDHINFNVESNDKICIIGKNGKGKTTLLKLLAGILSPCEGKIRSHPQTKVGYYEQANTATLNDQLTVEEEIASTVSSIERGRVRSICGAMMFSGDSALKKIKVLSGGEKCRTLLGKLLVLPTNLLLLDEPTHHLDMQSCEAMMDAIDNFNGAVLMVTHNEHILHRIANKLVVFHHDRIFFFHGTYAQFLEQIGWDDQDSITPGEKSSKQEGPQSLNKKDKRKVRAEFTARRSKALAPFEKKIREIEKKIEKSERELHLDTESLIKASQDKDGVTISRLSKSIKHAQNHIDTLYESLEETNEEYELNKTEFDEEARSLK from the coding sequence ATGATTTCCGTTCAATCCGTAAGCAAGCAATATCTCGAACAAGTTATCTTTGACAACATCTCTTTTAACCTGAATACCCGTGAACGCACTGCCCTTGTTGGCAGAAATGGACACGGAAAGACTACATTATTCCGAATGCTCACAGGAGAGGAGCAATGCGATGAAGGTATCATCGCCATTCCAAAAAACTACCGTATAGGATATTTAAGCCAGCATATTAATTTTACAAAACCAACAGTTTTGGAGGAAGGGTGCAGCAGCCTTCCGGATGATCGCAAGGATGATGACTGGAGGGTCAAGAGTGTACTTTCAGGTCTTGGTTTTTCAGAAAATGATTTCGACCGTGATCCAGCGGAATTTTCGGGTGGATATCAAATCAGATTGAACCTTGCAAAGGTTTTGGTCTCAGCCCCGAATCTACTTCTTCTTGACGAACCAACGAATTTCCTGGATATTGTTTCCATCCGCTGGCTGACCGGTTTCCTGAATAACTGGCAAAATGAAATTGTCATAATAAGCCATGATAGAGGGTTCACAGATAGTGTCGCAACTCATACCCTGGGTATCCATAGGCACAAGGTTGTAAAGATCAAAGGGGGTACACAGGAGTATTATGACAGGATATCAAAAGCGGAAGAGATCCATGAAAAACGGCGCCTCAATGAAGACAAGAAACGTAAACAGGCAGAAAATTTCATAAACAGTTTCCGAGCAAAGGCGGGGCATGCCAGCCTGGTACAGTCACGTGTCAAATCCCTTGAGAAGCAGGAAGTTCTGAAAAAACTTGAGAAAATATCCACGCTTTCTTTTTCTTTTAACTCCGCTCCATTCCCTGCTAAAAGCATAATGGAAACTCAGGACCTGACTTTTTCCTATGATGACAACAATTCACCTCTAATAGACCATATTAACTTCAATGTCGAGAGCAATGATAAAATTTGCATCATCGGAAAGAATGGTAAAGGGAAGACAACATTGTTGAAATTACTGGCTGGAATATTATCTCCCTGTGAAGGAAAGATCAGAAGCCATCCTCAAACTAAGGTTGGTTACTATGAACAGGCAAATACAGCAACCCTTAATGACCAACTAACAGTAGAAGAAGAGATTGCCTCAACTGTTTCAAGCATTGAGAGAGGAAGAGTCAGAAGTATCTGCGGTGCTATGATGTTTTCCGGAGACAGTGCTTTGAAAAAAATAAAAGTTTTATCGGGAGGTGAAAAATGCAGAACACTGCTTGGAAAGCTTCTGGTTTTACCAACAAACCTCCTCTTACTTGATGAACCAACCCACCATCTTGATATGCAGTCATGTGAAGCCATGATGGATGCAATAGACAACTTTAACGGCGCAGTACTCATGGTCACTCATAACGAACACATCCTCCACAGGATTGCAAATAAGCTGGTTGTATTTCACCATGATAGAATATTCTTCTTTCATGGTACTTACGCTCAATTTCTTGAACAAATTGGATGGGATGACCAGGATAGTATTACACCAGGAGAAAAATCATCTAAACAGGAAGGCCCGCAAAGCCTGAATAAGAAAGACAAAAGAAAAGTTCGTGCCGAGTTTACTGCCAGACGTTCAAAGGCATTGGCCCCTTTTGAGAAGAAAATAAGAGAGATAGAAAAAAAGATAGAAAAATCTGAACGGGAACTGCACTTAGACACAGAGTCTTTGATTAAAGCATCACAGGATAAGGACGGAGTAACTATATCAAGGTTATCCAAATCAATCAAGCATGCGCAAAACCATATTGACACACTCTATGAAAGTCTTGAAGAGACAAATGAAGAGTACGAACTCAACAAAACGGAATTCGATGAAGAAGCTCGTTCACTGAAATAG